From Camarhynchus parvulus chromosome 22, STF_HiC, whole genome shotgun sequence, a single genomic window includes:
- the RASSF2 gene encoding ras association domain-containing protein 2 gives MPGRPRHGAQQCAGDAVPCGKDKFISRNELLLHLKTYNIYYEGQNLQLRHREEEGELIVEGLLNISWGLRRPIRLQMQDDNQRIRPPPSSSSWHSGCNLGAHGSVLKPSTLPDIQVTDVGTATSTENPGNGAAPRAEEAPQLMRTRSDVGVRPRGSARTAGEQRRLRRHRFSINGHFYNHKTSVFTPAYGSVTNVRINSTMTTPQVLKLLLNKFKIENSAEEFALYMVHTSGEKQRLRGSDFPLLARCCRAPASRCPRCSSWRRTRWRRSPTTLPSTSNSRCPSSGASSRSWRRRRTGK, from the exons atgcccggccggccccgccaTGGAGCTCAGCAGTGCGCGGGGGATGCGGTGCCCTGCGGGAAGGACAAATTCATCTCCAG gaatgagctgctcctgcacctcaAGACCTACAACATCTACTACGAGGGGCAGAACCTGCAGCTGCGGCACCGGGAG gaggaaggggagctGATCGTGGAGGGGCTGCTGAACATCTCGTGGGGGCTGCGCCGCCCCATCCGCCTGCAGATGCAGGACGACAACCAGCGCATCCGCCCGccaccctcctcttcctcctggcaCTCGGGCTGCAACCTGGGCGCCCACGG gtcCGTGCTGAAGCCCAGCACCCTGCCGGACATCCAGGTGACAGATGtgggcactgccaccagcacgGAGAATCCCGGGAATGGCGCgg CCCCCAGGGCGGAGGAGGCCCCGCAGCTGATGAGGACCCGCAGCGACGTCGGCGTCCGGCCCCGCGGCAGCGCCCGGACGGCTGGAGAGCagcggcggctgcggcggcaCCGCTTCTCCATCAACGGCCACTTCTACAACCACAAG ACCTCGGTGTTCACACCCGCCTACGGCTCCGTCACCAACGTGCGCATCAACAGCACCATGACCACGCCCCAGGTGCTCAAACTGCTGCTCAACAAATTCAAG ATCGAGAACTCAGCAGAGGAGTTTGCTCTGTACATGGTGCACACGAGCGGAG AGAAGCAGCGCCTGCGCGGCAGCGATTTCCCGCTGCTGGCCCGGTGCTGCAGGGCCCCTGCGAGCAGGTGTCCAAGGTGTTCCTCATGGAGAAGGACCAGGTGGAGGAGGTCACCTACGAC GTTGCCCAGTACATCAAATTCGAGATGCCCATCCTCAGGAGCTTCATCCagaagctggaggaggaggaggaccgGGAAGTGA